A DNA window from Leopardus geoffroyi isolate Oge1 chromosome A1, O.geoffroyi_Oge1_pat1.0, whole genome shotgun sequence contains the following coding sequences:
- the LOC123579287 gene encoding uncharacterized protein LOC123579287, which produces MRNLMKFCNDRSKRGRKAHPLTRIAATEKSKTATPPHTPASSPGKASSLQARAERGPALHNGTRPFTYRWNRDAPSPGRGRFSRTCGDGNRARTESPGGSAAGEPPPVAAAGGTLKRRLRRGASPSTLESGEDYGNTPPSFPCSRAIFRRGYLDPLVYQFKPQTMKKFCYLNASFSCPSRPKTCLALLNSDIGSRQVINSQSG; this is translated from the exons GAGGTAGGAAGGCACACCCGCTCACGCGCATTGCAGCGACTGAAAAATCGAAGACTgccacacccccccacacccccgcaAGCAGTCCGGGCAAGGCTTCATCTCTTCAAGCTCGAGCAGAAAGGGGGCCCGCTCTAC ATAATGGTACCCGTCCGTTCACCTACCGTTGGAACCGCGACGCCCCGTCCCCCGGCCGCGGCCGCTTCTCCAGGACCTGCGGCGACGGCAATAGAGCGAGAACGGAGTCCCCGGGTGGCTCCGCGGCCGGCGAGCCTCCTCCTGTGGCGGCCGCTGGCGGGACGCTGAAGCGACGGCTGCGGCGCGGGGCCAGCCCG AGCACCTTGGAAAGCGGAGAAGACTATGGAAACACCCCTCCCTCATTCCCATGTAGTCGTGCTATCTTCAGAAGGGGTTACTTGGATCCACTGGTCTATCAGTTCAAGCCTCAAACCATGAAAAAGTTTTGCTACTTAAATGCAAGTTTCTCCTGCCCATCTAGACCTAAGACATGCTTGGCTCTTCTTAACTCTGATATTGGATCTAGACAAGTAATCAACTCACAGAGTGGCTGA